The nucleotide window CTGCATAACTCGTACTTTTTAGTTCTTCTCTTAAAATTCTTTTACCTCTTAACAGATGTGTTCTAGACGTATTTTCACTAATATTTAAAACTTGAGAAATTTCTTGATGATCATAACCTTCGAGCAAATACAAAGAGAGTACTAATCTGTATTTCTCTTTTAACTCGTTTATCTTAGTTACAATTAAATCAATACAAACATCACTTTCAAAGTTCCAATTCTCACTTTCTATATTTCCTGTAAACTCCTCATTTATAGAAACTAATTCTAATTTTTTACGTTTTAAACAATCTATACATTGATTAATAACAATTCTCTTTAACCAAGCTCCAAAAGTTACTTCATTTTTATAGCTTTCAATATTTTTAAAAGCTTTAATAAAAGCGTCTTGCATAACATCTTCTGCCAGGCATTTATCTTTCATATACCTAACAGCTACCACAAACATGCCTTTTGAATACAAATTATACAATTGCATTTGCGCTTTTGCATCATTGCATTTGCATTGATCTATTATAGTTTGATGTAATTGTTTGGTTGGTTTCATTAAATCATTCTTATTCTAAAGACGATACATTTTTAAGGATGTTGCAAAACGTTCTAAAATTTATCTTTAAATTTACATATTAACTTTTACAATGAATAAAAAACAATCTGCATTACATGAAAAAGACGGAGTTTCTAA belongs to Polaribacter dokdonensis and includes:
- a CDS encoding RNA polymerase sigma factor is translated as MKPTKQLHQTIIDQCKCNDAKAQMQLYNLYSKGMFVVAVRYMKDKCLAEDVMQDAFIKAFKNIESYKNEVTFGAWLKRIVINQCIDCLKRKKLELVSINEEFTGNIESENWNFESDVCIDLIVTKINELKEKYRLVLSLYLLEGYDHQEISQVLNISENTSRTHLLRGKRILREELKSTSYAARY